DNA sequence from the Novosphingobium sp. KACC 22771 genome:
GCGCAGGACGGTCGCCATGGCCACCCGCACGCCCTCGAAAGGCTCAAGCCCGATATCGACCGCGATATGCACCCCCGGTCCGGGCAGCTCCAACGCGATGACCTCGGCCATGATCGCTTCAAGGTCGATCGGCTCGGTCTTCATCGAGCGCCGCCCGGCGCGGGCATAGGTCAGCAGGTCATCGATCAACCGCTCCATCGCGCTGATCCGCTCGGCCATGCGGCCAAGGTTGCGCATCACCTCGGGCGGGGCGGTGTCGCCATAATCCTCCTCGATGAATTCGATCAGATTGGCGATCCCGCGCAAGGGGCTGCGCAGATCATGCGAGGCGACATGGGTGAATTCCTCCAGCTGAACATTGGCCTCGCGCAGCCGCAGTTCGGTCCGTTTGCGCAGGGTAATGTCGATCACCAGCGCACATGTCATCCGCCCCTCGGGCAGATCAACAAAGGTCAGCGCAATTTCAACCGGGACCTCCATCCCGTCCTTGCGCCGCCCCGCCAGATCGCGGCCCAGCCCCATCGGTCGCACCTCGGGCGCCTTGATAAAGGCGTCGCGCAAGGCAACATGCTGGGCACGTTCGCGATGGGGCAGCAGGATCTCGATGGTCTGGCCCAGCAATTCATCGGCGCTGTAATCAAAGATGTCCAGCAGCCGCTGGTTCATGTGAACGATCCGCCCGGTTTCATCCAGCAGGATCAGGCCGCAGGGCGAGGAATCGAACAGGGCGCGAAACGCGCTGTCCATATTGGCCGCCTGAAAAGGCATGGTCCCGGCTTGCTCGGTCATGGCCGAGCCTCCTCCGGCAGGGCGCGCGGCGCCATGCCTGCGCAAAGGAGGGCAAGGGCGCGCCACCCCAGACGCGGCGAAAGAATTGCATGAAACATGACAGACTTATCCTTCAATCAATGCTGACATCGCCCTCCGTCCCAGTTGAACCTTTCCCCATCCACTTTACTTTCGACGGCCAAGATGGCGTTTATCTTAAAGTCGGATAAGTATTGCCGTCAAACCGCAGCTTAACGCTAAATCACCGGATAATAATCCGCTTTGGTTCATTTGATCATTTCATCCGGCGGCCTCTTGCGCCCCGGCCGTTTTCAATCGCAACGAAAATGTACTGCCCACGCCCGGCGTGGATTCACATCGTATATCGCCGCGCATCGCCACCACCGCCTTGCGCGCCAGCGTCAGCCCCAACCCCGACCCTTCATATTCATTGCGATTATGCAGACGTGTCAGCGGTTTAAACACATGTTCGAGATATTGCTTCTCGATGCCGATGCCATTGTCGGTCACGTTGATCACGGCAATATCGCCGTTCTGGGTCACCGAAACATCGATAACCGGGATCTCGCTTTTGTTATATTTGATCCCGTTGACAATCAGGTTCTGCAGGACCTGTGACAGGAACGAGGCATTAACCAGCACCAGCGCATCGCCGGTAAAATTTACCTTGGCGTTTCTTGATTTTATATAGTCCTGAAGCGAGGCAATCGTTTCCTTCAAAATGGCGGAGAATACGCAAAGCTTCAATTCGGGCGTTTGTTGCAGCAAAGTATATTGCACCATCACATCGACCAGCGAATCCAGCCGCCGCGCCGCATCGCCCATGAATTTGAGCATCTGGGGCAATCGCTCGCTCTTCAACCGCTTGGTTTCCTGACCGATCATGTCGGAAAAGGTGATGATCTGGCGCACCGGCTGTTTGAAATCATGGGCCAGCGCAAAGCCGAAGGCCTCGATATCAACCTGTTGATCGTGGATGGTTTTCATGCGCACGTTGATATCGATGGCATTGTTGATCGCGCGCCGCAGCGCCACGGGCGACATGCGGTTTTTCGGGAAATAGTCGGTCGCCCCGCTTTTCAGCGTTTCAGCGGCCAGCAATTCATCGCCCGCCCCGGTGCAAAGAATGATCGGCAGAAACGGGTATTCCTCGCGCAGCAGGCGCACGAGCGTCAAACCATCCATATCGGGCATTTCATAATCGACCAGCACGCAGTCGATTTCCTGATCGCGGCAGATTTCCAGCGCCTGATTGCCGTTGGTGGCCATGATGGTTCGGGAATTGGGCTTGGCCGCCGCGATAATCCCGCAAACCAGCCCTTGCGAGAGCACATCGTCATCCACGACGAGAATAAGGTGATTTTTCAAATCCGCCTCCGCCCCTGCCTTGCCCCAAAAAGTCTTTTGTGAACAAAAGCTAATTGTTTATCATTAATTTACTTCATCGCGCCCTTTACGCAATTTCCGTAGGGTCCATTGTGAACCCAATGGCGCCGGCTGGCCGCTGCATGCGGGGCAAAAGTTTCCCTTCCCCCGGTCAAAGCCATTCTCCCTTTCCACCTTGCGCGCATGGGCCCATGGGGGCGACCATGAATCAAACCCCCTCTTCATCCCCCTGCGATGCGTCCACGGGCACGGGCACGGGCAAGGTATGGCTGGTCGGCGCGGGGCCGGGCGATCCGGACCTGCTGACGCTGCGCGCGGCGCGGCTGATCATGTCGGCGCGACTGGTCGTGCATGATGGTCTGGTCGATCCGCGCATTCTGGCCATGGCGCCCGCGGGCGCGCGCCTGATCAGCGTGGCCAAGCGCCGCAGCCGCCATTCGATGCCGCAGGACGAGATCAACGCCCTGCTGGTGCGCGAGGCGCTGGCCGGGGGCGATGTGCTGCGTTTGAAGGGCGGCGATCCGTTCATTTTCGGGCGCGGCGGCGAAGAGGCCGAGGCCTGCATCGCGGCGGGCGTCCCGGTTGAGGTCGTGCCCGGCATTTCGGCGGCCGTGGGCGCGGGCGCCGCGGCGCTGCTGCCCCTGACGCATCGCGATGCGGCCAGCGTGGTCAGCTTTGTCTCAGGCCAGTGCAAGGGGCTGAGCGATCAGAACTGGGCAGGCCTTGCGGGCGTCGGGCGCACGCTGGTCATCTATATGGGCCTGGCCACCGCCGAAAAAATCGCGGAAAAGCTGATTGCCGACGGATTATGTCCGCAAACACCGATAGCGGTGGTTGAAAATGCCACGCGACCCGATATGCGCGTGCTGCGTTCTCCACTGGCGGCTCTGGCCGATCTGGTGGCGCGCGAAAGGGTGCAAAGCCCTGCCCTTATCATCATCGGCGCCGTGACCGCACGCGCCCCGTCCGAAATACGCCAGATGGCGCTGGAGGCTATGAAGTGAAGATTATCACGGGCAATGACCTGAAATCCGGGGCGGTGACCTGGTGGAATGGGGCGGCTTGGTCGCTTCATGTCAATGATGCGGTGGATATGGGCGATGAAGCCGCCGCCGTGATCGCCGCCGAGGAAGCCGCCCGCCGCGTCAACGGCGCCTATGTCATTGATGCGGAACAGACCGCCGACGGCATTCGCCCCGCTCATATCAAGGAGCGCATCCGCGCATTGGGCCCCACGGTCCGCCTTGATCTCAGCCTCGACCCCACCGCGACCCCCGACAAGGTGCTCTGATGTATCTGTACGACCATTATGATCAGGCGATGGTGGATGCCCGCGTCGCCGAATTCCGCGACCAGACCCGCCGCCGCATCGAAGGCACGCTGAGCGAGGAGAAGTTCCGTCCGCTGCGTCTGCAGAACGGCCTCTATCTCCAGCTTCACGCCTATATGCTGCGCGTGGCCATTCCTTATGGCACGCTCTCGGGCGCG
Encoded proteins:
- a CDS encoding hybrid sensor histidine kinase/response regulator; amino-acid sequence: MKNHLILVVDDDVLSQGLVCGIIAAAKPNSRTIMATNGNQALEICRDQEIDCVLVDYEMPDMDGLTLVRLLREEYPFLPIILCTGAGDELLAAETLKSGATDYFPKNRMSPVALRRAINNAIDINVRMKTIHDQQVDIEAFGFALAHDFKQPVRQIITFSDMIGQETKRLKSERLPQMLKFMGDAARRLDSLVDVMVQYTLLQQTPELKLCVFSAILKETIASLQDYIKSRNAKVNFTGDALVLVNASFLSQVLQNLIVNGIKYNKSEIPVIDVSVTQNGDIAVINVTDNGIGIEKQYLEHVFKPLTRLHNRNEYEGSGLGLTLARKAVVAMRGDIRCESTPGVGSTFSLRLKTAGAQEAAG
- a CDS encoding sensor histidine kinase; this translates as MTEQAGTMPFQAANMDSAFRALFDSSPCGLILLDETGRIVHMNQRLLDIFDYSADELLGQTIEILLPHRERAQHVALRDAFIKAPEVRPMGLGRDLAGRRKDGMEVPVEIALTFVDLPEGRMTCALVIDITLRKRTELRLREANVQLEEFTHVASHDLRSPLRGIANLIEFIEEDYGDTAPPEVMRNLGRMAERISAMERLIDDLLTYARAGRRSMKTEPIDLEAIMAEVIALELPGPGVHIAVDIGLEPFEGVRVAMATVLRNLVSNAIKHHDRDDKHIRVRARAEGNMCVIDVRDDGPGIAPAVQARAFRLFQTVSNSGRNNAGLGLAVAKRLVEAHGGSIELISDDGERGSHFRVYWPRFARSDLDDC
- a CDS encoding DUF2849 domain-containing protein, translating into MKIITGNDLKSGAVTWWNGAAWSLHVNDAVDMGDEAAAVIAAEEAARRVNGAYVIDAEQTADGIRPAHIKERIRALGPTVRLDLSLDPTATPDKVL
- the cobA gene encoding uroporphyrinogen-III C-methyltransferase, which produces MNQTPSSSPCDASTGTGTGKVWLVGAGPGDPDLLTLRAARLIMSARLVVHDGLVDPRILAMAPAGARLISVAKRRSRHSMPQDEINALLVREALAGGDVLRLKGGDPFIFGRGGEEAEACIAAGVPVEVVPGISAAVGAGAAALLPLTHRDAASVVSFVSGQCKGLSDQNWAGLAGVGRTLVIYMGLATAEKIAEKLIADGLCPQTPIAVVENATRPDMRVLRSPLAALADLVARERVQSPALIIIGAVTARAPSEIRQMALEAMK